GGGCACCGCGCAGATCGGCGGGGTGCTGTCGACGAATGCGGGCGGGGTCAATGCGCTGCGCTATGGCACGGCAAGGGCCCTGTGTCTCGGGGTCGAAGCGGTCATGCCGGATGGGTCGATCATGCGCGATCTCAAGCGGCTTCGGAAGGATAATACAGGATATGACATCCGCGACTTGCTCATCGGGGCAGAAGGTTCGCTGGGGATCATCACCGCCGCCAGTCTTCGCCTTGTCCCTCCGCCCGCCGCAAACGGTGTCGCTCTGCTTGTGGTCTCGGACCCGGCGGCGGCGCTGTCGCTGTTGGCGCTGGCGGGCCGGCAACTCGGCGATTGCGTCACCGCATTCGAGCTGATCGCAGGGCAGGGGCCGCGTTTTCAGCAAGAGGTGATGCCCGATCTGCGTCAGCCTTTCGAGACGCCGCCCGACTGGATGGTGCTGATCGAGATCGGCCTGCCGGGCGGGCTAAGCCCGGATGGCGCTCTTGAGGGTTTGTTCGAAACCGGGGCAGAGGCCGGGCTCGTCTCGGACGGGCTGATCGCGCAATCTGGCCAGCAAGCAGCCGAGTTCTGGCGTCTGCGCGAGGAGATCCCCGAGGCCAACCGGCGCATCGGCGCCATTTCCAGCCACGATATTTCGCTGCCTCTTTCTGAGGTGCCTGGCTTTATCGAGGATGCAGGGCAAATGCTGGCGTCGATGGGCGATATCAGGATCAACTGT
This genomic window from Paracoccus sediminicola contains:
- a CDS encoding FAD-binding oxidoreductase; amino-acid sequence: MLNAATTELEAQLPRGVLREIEPRHLDEPRGRYRGSAGLLAAPHNVEEVSAVVRACAAARVGIVPLGGGTGLVGGQVMPGGTQPLLLSMERMTAIRDIWPEENVLVAEAGVTLQATRDAARQEGRLFPLSLASQGTAQIGGVLSTNAGGVNALRYGTARALCLGVEAVMPDGSIMRDLKRLRKDNTGYDIRDLLIGAEGSLGIITAASLRLVPPPAANGVALLVVSDPAAALSLLALAGRQLGDCVTAFELIAGQGPRFQQEVMPDLRQPFETPPDWMVLIEIGLPGGLSPDGALEGLFETGAEAGLVSDGLIAQSGQQAAEFWRLREEIPEANRRIGAISSHDISLPLSEVPGFIEDAGQMLASMGDIRINCFGHLGDGNLHYNVFPAKGRDRSEYDALRKRIQHDVHEMVVRRGGSFSAEHGVGRLKTGDLQRWGDPTRLAAMRAIKAALDPLGIMNPGAVLA